The Elusimicrobiales bacterium genome contains a region encoding:
- a CDS encoding PD-(D/E)XK nuclease family protein, giving the protein MDTAILPKPVYAVGYRDYRRQHLYTVNGIEYPSVTKILNIVGGGKTNALVVWARRAALKLAESELIAELTQGRAITADILGPILARADRQPDKIKDEAADIGGRVHQAIDDYIAGKTPKLELDTQPGFDNFMAWLSHEGLEIIAGDTVVASTKYGYGGRLDAIARAKSGGFIILDWKTSNAMRDEYPLQVSAYAQAFAETYGVSLPDSAWVIRFGKTGPDFETKKVNIPVALDGWLAAIKLFDAMHGGLWME; this is encoded by the coding sequence ATGGATACCGCGATACTGCCGAAGCCTGTTTATGCGGTCGGCTACCGCGATTACCGCCGCCAGCATCTTTACACCGTCAACGGGATAGAGTATCCCTCCGTCACGAAGATACTCAACATCGTGGGCGGTGGCAAAACCAACGCGCTGGTGGTGTGGGCACGCCGTGCCGCGCTGAAACTGGCAGAGTCCGAGCTTATCGCCGAGCTTACGCAGGGTCGGGCCATCACAGCCGATATTCTTGGCCCGATACTCGCCCGCGCCGACCGGCAACCGGACAAAATCAAGGACGAGGCCGCAGATATCGGCGGGCGCGTACACCAAGCCATAGACGATTACATCGCCGGAAAGACGCCAAAACTGGAACTGGACACCCAACCCGGCTTTGACAACTTCATGGCGTGGCTATCGCACGAAGGTCTGGAGATAATCGCGGGCGATACCGTCGTAGCCAGCACAAAATACGGCTATGGCGGGCGGCTGGACGCGATAGCCCGCGCGAAATCCGGCGGGTTTATCATCTTGGACTGGAAAACCAGCAATGCCATGCGCGACGAGTATCCCCTGCAGGTGTCCGCCTATGCGCAAGCGTTCGCGGAAACCTACGGCGTCTCGTTGCCGGACAGCGCATGGGTAATCCGTTTCGGCAAGACCGGGCCGGACTTCGAGACCAAGAAGGTGAATATCCCCGTCGCGCTGGACGGCTGGTTGGCGGCAATAAAGCTGTTTGACGCGATGCACGGAGGTTTATGGATGGAGTGA
- a CDS encoding DUF669 domain-containing protein, with amino-acid sequence MRIDYEVDENAGVYTPLPAGRYRVKVLQVEDGYSKAGDPKINMKLGVLDKPDRWVYHTLTFIPKGQPGHGIAVHSLKCFGFSIDKSCVNFDSDDIVGKEAMADIIIEEYNGKRSNKVRQFDYIPDNKPADDGEVPF; translated from the coding sequence ATGAGGATAGATTACGAAGTGGACGAGAACGCAGGCGTTTACACCCCGTTACCGGCGGGCAGATACCGCGTGAAGGTGTTGCAAGTTGAGGACGGTTACTCCAAGGCGGGCGACCCGAAAATAAACATGAAGCTTGGCGTTCTGGACAAGCCGGACAGGTGGGTTTACCACACGCTGACATTCATCCCGAAAGGCCAGCCGGGGCATGGCATAGCGGTGCATTCGCTGAAATGTTTCGGCTTTTCGATAGACAAAAGCTGCGTCAACTTTGACTCGGACGATATCGTCGGCAAAGAAGCGATGGCGGACATCATCATCGAGGAATACAACGGCAAGCGCAGCAACAAGGTCCGCCAGTTCGACTATATCCCGGACAACAAACCGGCGGACGACGGCGAGGTGCCATTCTGA
- a CDS encoding ATP-binding protein has product MFQKAQKTQSRLRLAVEGPAGAGKTFSSLILAKSLSSKVAVIDTEHGSASLYADRFDFDVTELRPPYTPEAYVDAIKVAQQAGYGVCVIDSLSHEWTGEGGCLSVVDALNKGFAGWKNVTPRHERLINAILQSDMHIIATMRSKAEYAVETNIKGQAIPRKIGTAPIQRDSVEYEFTVVFTLNQNHYAAVSKDRTSLFDGKDFPITDDTGKALISWLNAGAKPEPKPAPSPETRPAEAKSAPEAAEQLTAKGVLEEVKSRDTGTGKKYGLKLAGVGKVFITHSAAAAERAVGFVGKAIAVAYKESIKDGKKQYDMLGFEESK; this is encoded by the coding sequence ACGTTCAGCTCGTTGATACTCGCCAAATCGCTCTCGTCTAAAGTCGCCGTTATAGACACCGAGCATGGCTCGGCCAGCCTGTATGCCGACAGGTTTGATTTCGACGTTACCGAGCTTCGCCCGCCTTATACGCCCGAAGCCTATGTGGACGCCATCAAGGTGGCGCAGCAGGCGGGATACGGCGTGTGCGTTATAGACAGCCTGTCGCATGAGTGGACTGGCGAAGGCGGATGTCTTTCCGTCGTAGACGCGCTCAACAAGGGTTTTGCGGGCTGGAAAAATGTCACGCCGCGCCACGAGCGGCTGATCAACGCGATTTTACAGAGCGATATGCATATCATCGCCACAATGCGTTCAAAAGCTGAATACGCTGTTGAAACCAACATCAAAGGGCAGGCAATTCCCCGCAAAATCGGCACCGCGCCGATACAGCGCGACAGTGTGGAATATGAGTTCACCGTCGTATTCACACTCAACCAAAATCACTACGCCGCAGTTTCCAAAGACCGCACCAGCCTGTTTGACGGCAAAGATTTCCCGATTACCGATGACACAGGCAAGGCGCTCATAAGCTGGCTGAACGCCGGCGCGAAGCCGGAACCTAAACCTGCGCCCTCGCCGGAAACCAGACCGGCGGAAGCAAAATCCGCGCCGGAAGCCGCCGAGCAGCTTACCGCCAAGGGCGTGCTGGAGGAAGTAAAAAGCCGGGATACCGGGACCGGTAAGAAATACGGCCTCAAGCTGGCGGGCGTCGGCAAGGTGTTCATCACCCACAGCGCGGCGGCTGCGGAACGCGCTGTCGGATTTGTCGGGAAGGCAATCGCCGTCGCTTACAAAGAGTCTATCAAGGACGGCAAGAAGCAGTACGACATGCTCGGCTTTGAAGAATCCAAATAG